CGCGCAGCCAGGCGCTGCACACGCTCTCCAAGCTCGGGGACCCGCGGGCCTGGCCGGCGATCACGCGCGGGCACCTCACCGACGCCGACGACGAGGTGGCGCGCGCCGCGTGGCGGACGGCGGTCCTGCTCGTGCCGGACGGCGAGGAGCCCGCCCTGGCCGAGGTGCTGGCCTCGCAGCTCGGGCGCGGCGGCCGGGACACCCAGCTCAGCCTCAGCCGCGCGCTGGTCGAGCTCGGCGACGTGATCCAGCCGTTCCTCGGTGCCGCCGCGACGGCCCCCGACCCGGCCGTCCGCGCGCACGCGCTCGCCACCGAGCGGATCCTGCGCGACCCGGAGACCGGGTTCGGGTACGCGATCGAGGAGGCGAAGCGCGTCGTGGCGCTCGACGGGGCGCCGGGGGAGGGAGACTGGGGCGGGTCGACGGGAGGGACGGCGAGGCGTGTTGATCGGTGAGGTGGCGCGCCGCTCCGGCGTCAGCGCCCGCATGCTACGGCACTACGAGTCGCTGGGCCTGGTGCGGCCCGCGGGCCGCACCGGCTCGGGCTACCGGGAGTACGGCGACGAGGACATCCGGCGGATCTTCCACATCGAGAGCCTCCGCTCGCTGGGTCTGTCGCTGCGCGAGATCGGCCGGGCGCTCGACGATCCCGGTTTCACCCCGGGGCAGCTGGTCGGCGACCTGATCGAACAGACCCGGGCCCGCGTCGCCGCCGAGACCGAACTGCTCACGCGCCTCCGCCGGATCGCCGCCACCGGCCCCGCCAGCTGGGACGACGCCCTCCGGGTCGTCGCGCTCCTCCAGGCCCTGGGTTCCGGCAGCAAGGACGCCCGGCAGCGCGCCGCGCTCTCCTCGGGCGACGAGGTCCCCGTACCGGTGGAGGCGCTGGTCGAGGCGGCGCTCAGCGAGTCGGAGCCCAATGTCGCGGGCGCTCTGCGCTGGGCGCTGGCCCGCTCCGGCGGCGGCTCGACCGCCCCGCTGGCCCGGGCCCTCGGCTCCCCGTCGGCGGCGGTGCGCGAACGGGCCGTGCGGACCCTCGCCGCGCTCCCCGGCGAGGAGGCCGCCGCCCGGCTCCGCGACGGCCTCGGCCACGCCGACCCGGTGGTCCGCGGCCAGGCGGCCCTCGCGCTCGGCGGCCGCGGGGAGCCGGCCGCGATCCCGGAGCTGGTGGAGATGGTCGTGGACGGCAGGAACGACATCGACGCGGCCGACGCGCTCGGCGCCCTCGCCGCCGACGACGGCGCGGCGGACGCGATCGCGGCCCGGCTCGTCGACCGCCTCGCCGACGCCGCCACCGGCCGCCCGGCCAGGGGCCGACTCACCCAGGCCCTCGCCGACATCCCCGGCCCCGTCGCGTCCCGCGCCCTCACCGACCTGACCGGGGAC
The Streptomyces roseofulvus genome window above contains:
- a CDS encoding HEAT repeat domain-containing protein, with the translated sequence MLIGEVARRSGVSARMLRHYESLGLVRPAGRTGSGYREYGDEDIRRIFHIESLRSLGLSLREIGRALDDPGFTPGQLVGDLIEQTRARVAAETELLTRLRRIAATGPASWDDALRVVALLQALGSGSKDARQRAALSSGDEVPVPVEALVEAALSESEPNVAGALRWALARSGGGSTAPLARALGSPSAAVRERAVRTLAALPGEEAAARLRDGLGHADPVVRGQAALALGGRGEPAAIPELVEMVVDGRNDIDAADALGALAADDGAADAIAARLVDRLADAATGRPARGRLTQALADIPGPVASRALTDLTGDEDPAVALTAAYLRGLRDTP
- a CDS encoding HEAT repeat domain-containing protein; this translates as MTMTPQDTDVVRRALRGLEDARPSARLRAALAVGTNPDPRFVDALVERCAVEPEFFVRDMLTWALTRHPVELTLPRTLRELGSERAQARSQALHTLSKLGDPRAWPAITRGHLTDADDEVARAAWRTAVLLVPDGEEPALAEVLASQLGRGGRDTQLSLSRALVELGDVIQPFLGAAATAPDPAVRAHALATERILRDPETGFGYAIEEAKRVVALDGAPGEGDWGGSTGGTARRVDR